A window of the Bacteroidota bacterium genome harbors these coding sequences:
- a CDS encoding ABC transporter substrate-binding protein, with translation MIRLVDQMGTTIELKEAPTRIISLVPSQTELLYDLGAGEKVLGITKFCIHPDEWFRNKTRVGGTKQLNFDKIKVLQPDLIIGNKEENEQIQIEELMRHYPVWMSDIKNLDDAINMITEAGSIINKKENAQKLTGTIIKEFEKLKGLNIKRKKIRTAYLIWNKPIMCAGPGTFIDEMLRLCGFQNIFRNKGNSRYPEITADELKKNDPELILLSSEPFPFKEKHMAEFQKACPNAIIKLVDGELFSWYGSRLQYAPSYFIRLIGSLTV, from the coding sequence ATGATTCGCCTGGTTGACCAAATGGGCACAACAATTGAACTTAAAGAGGCTCCAACACGTATCATATCGCTTGTTCCATCGCAAACAGAATTATTATACGATCTGGGGGCCGGCGAAAAAGTATTGGGTATAACAAAATTTTGTATCCACCCCGATGAATGGTTCAGAAACAAAACACGTGTTGGCGGAACCAAGCAACTCAACTTTGATAAGATTAAAGTCCTTCAACCCGATCTGATCATTGGCAATAAAGAAGAGAACGAACAAATACAGATAGAAGAATTAATGCGCCATTACCCTGTTTGGATGAGCGATATAAAAAACCTGGATGATGCGATAAATATGATCACGGAAGCAGGCTCAATAATCAATAAAAAAGAGAATGCGCAAAAATTGACAGGCACAATTATAAAAGAATTTGAAAAATTAAAAGGACTTAATATTAAACGAAAAAAAATCCGGACGGCTTACCTCATCTGGAACAAACCAATTATGTGCGCAGGCCCGGGCACCTTTATTGATGAAATGCTTCGCCTGTGCGGATTTCAAAACATTTTCCGGAACAAGGGTAATAGCCGCTATCCCGAAATAACCGCAGATGAATTGAAAAAAAATGATCCTGAACTTATATTATTGTCGTCAGAACCCTTTCCTTTCAAAGAAAAACATATGGCGGAATTTCAAAAAGCATGTCCAAATGCTATTATAAAACTGGTTGACGGTGAGCTCTTCTCATGGTATGGAAGTCGGCTGCAATATGCTCCTTCCTATTTCATCAGGCTTATTGGATCCTTAACCGTATAA
- a CDS encoding response regulator, giving the protein MKKINCILLIDDNTADNEFHTLTIKEANVCNHIQVALNAIEGLNYIKNQSELLPKPDLIYLDINMPGMSGFDFLAEYAKLDKKLKSKVVIIMLSTSLNPDDRKRANEIDEVTEFQNKPLTVEITQKTIEKYF; this is encoded by the coding sequence ATGAAAAAAATAAATTGCATTCTCCTGATAGACGACAATACCGCCGATAATGAATTTCATACTTTAACCATCAAAGAAGCTAATGTTTGTAATCACATACAAGTTGCTCTCAATGCCATTGAAGGATTGAATTATATAAAAAATCAATCCGAACTCCTTCCTAAACCAGATCTTATATATCTTGATATTAATATGCCTGGCATGAGCGGCTTTGACTTTCTCGCAGAGTACGCAAAATTAGATAAGAAGCTAAAATCAAAAGTGGTGATTATTATGCTAAGCACTTCATTAAATCCCGATGACCGAAAAAGAGCGAATGAGATTGATGAAGTAACCGAATTTCAGAACAAACCGCTGACTGTTGAAATAACTCAAAAAACAATAGAAAAATATTTTTAA
- a CDS encoding HAMP domain-containing protein — translation MAFKDLPIQKKLIKIIILISGAVLFVTCTTFFAYEYYKFRKTIMNKLSTIGKIISSNSTAAIAFNDPENAKEILSSLKTEPHIVEACLYDKNGIFFAGYSGTTGINTCPVKPGPEGYRFSESHLEGFEPVIEGNKQLGTLYLKSDLKDINERLLIYSLVMALVIIISFMLTYLLSRILEKSISTPILDLAKTAKIISEQKDYSVRAAKSGNDELGLLTDAFNQMLTQIQEQTKILNEFNQKLEQKVKARTIELENANKELEQFAYVASHDLQEPLRTISNFIGLLEKKYSGKSDKDTDKYITFIVAASYKMQNLIKDLLEFSRVGKNIEFVSIDCNKILNEVIADMEASITENNAKITSSVLPVLRGSEMEFKRLFQNLISNAIKFHKKNIAPEITISVEEKDTEYIFSLKDNGIGIEKQFQDKIFIIFQRLHPATEYPGTGIGLSTCKKIVSLHHGKIWVKSELNEGVTFYFSISKKI, via the coding sequence ATGGCGTTTAAAGATTTGCCCATACAAAAAAAACTGATAAAAATTATCATTTTAATCAGCGGAGCTGTTTTGTTTGTAACATGCACCACATTCTTTGCTTACGAATATTATAAGTTCCGGAAAACGATAATGAATAAACTTTCCACTATTGGAAAAATCATTTCTTCCAACAGTACCGCAGCAATCGCCTTTAATGATCCTGAAAATGCCAAAGAAATTCTATCTTCACTGAAAACAGAACCGCATATTGTAGAAGCTTGTCTTTATGATAAAAACGGTATTTTTTTTGCAGGCTATTCCGGCACTACCGGAATTAACACTTGCCCGGTTAAGCCGGGACCAGAAGGGTATCGTTTCTCGGAATCCCACCTGGAAGGCTTTGAGCCCGTTATAGAAGGAAATAAACAACTCGGTACATTATACCTGAAATCTGACCTGAAAGATATCAATGAACGACTTCTTATCTATAGCTTAGTTATGGCCCTGGTGATCATCATATCCTTTATGCTGACTTACCTGCTTTCCAGGATTCTTGAAAAGAGCATTTCAACACCTATCCTCGATCTGGCTAAAACAGCTAAAATAATTTCCGAGCAAAAAGACTATTCTGTACGTGCTGCTAAGTCGGGCAATGATGAATTGGGCTTACTTACTGACGCTTTCAATCAAATGTTGACACAAATTCAGGAGCAAACTAAAATTTTAAATGAGTTCAATCAGAAACTAGAACAAAAAGTTAAAGCGCGGACTATAGAGCTGGAAAATGCAAATAAAGAATTAGAACAGTTCGCTTATGTAGCATCACACGATTTACAGGAACCTCTCCGGACTATCTCCAATTTTATCGGACTGCTTGAAAAAAAATATTCAGGAAAATCAGATAAGGACACTGATAAATATATCACGTTTATAGTCGCTGCTTCCTACAAAATGCAAAACCTGATTAAGGATTTACTCGAGTTTTCAAGAGTTGGAAAAAACATCGAATTCGTATCCATTGATTGCAATAAAATTTTAAATGAAGTTATTGCTGACATGGAAGCTTCCATTACCGAAAATAATGCAAAGATCACCTCATCTGTACTGCCTGTTTTAAGAGGGAGTGAAATGGAGTTTAAGCGGCTTTTCCAGAACCTAATCAGCAATGCGATAAAATTCCACAAGAAAAATATTGCGCCTGAAATAACAATTTCCGTCGAAGAAAAAGACACCGAATATATTTTTTCATTAAAAGACAATGGCATTGGAATAGAAAAACAATTTCAGGACAAAATTTTTATTATTTTTCAGCGTTTGCATCCGGCCACTGAGTATCCGGGCACCGGCATCGGGCTGTCTACCTGCAAAAAGATCGTTTCTTTACATCATGGAAAAATATGGGTGAAGTCAGAACTAAATGAAGGAGTAACTTTTTATTTCAGCATCTCAAAAAAGATCTAA
- a CDS encoding YfiR family protein, which yields MPVLKKIIRQILFIAILAYRSLLPAQIPVTHEYQVKAAFLFNFAQFVEWPHASFSSGESPFIIGVLGDNPFGSYLEYLVSGEKVNGHPMIVKYYKNSDDIEMCHVLFINKTAINNGDDILPKLKGRNMLMVSDASNFLQRGGMIRFYTKNNKIQLQINLDAVKADKLDISSKLLRVAEIIVADKK from the coding sequence ATGCCGGTTCTGAAAAAAATAATACGACAGATTCTATTCATAGCGATACTTGCGTACCGCTCGCTTTTACCTGCCCAAATACCTGTCACCCATGAATACCAGGTAAAAGCAGCTTTTCTTTTCAACTTCGCCCAGTTTGTTGAGTGGCCCCACGCCTCTTTTAGTTCGGGAGAGTCACCATTTATCATAGGGGTTTTAGGAGATAATCCCTTTGGTTCTTACCTGGAATATCTTGTATCGGGCGAAAAAGTGAATGGGCATCCAATGATAGTTAAATATTATAAAAATTCAGACGATATAGAAATGTGCCATGTACTCTTCATCAATAAAACAGCAATAAATAACGGGGACGATATTCTCCCAAAATTAAAAGGCAGAAACATGCTCATGGTAAGTGATGCGTCGAACTTTTTACAGCGGGGAGGAATGATCAGGTTTTACACTAAAAACAACAAGATCCAACTTCAGATTAATCTTGATGCCGTCAAAGCAGACAAACTGGACATTAGTTCAAAGCTACTCCGGGTGGCAGAAATTATTGTCGCTGATAAAAAATAA
- a CDS encoding TonB-dependent receptor has translation MYLQDQLVVIDRSSDDNIVNKTEYKNKRAYWSFYSIFLAIILLIVSNAIFSQDSILSSSRLKKLSLEELMDIEVTSVSMRPEKLTETASAIQVITGKNIQRSGVIRLPEALRLVSNLQIGQTNSHDWAITARGFNGLPSSGGILANKLLVMIDGRLVYNPLFGGVYWDVQNTLMEDIDRIEVVSGPGGTLWGANAVNGVINVLTKSAKETQGLYLSGAAGSLLNDYGGIRQGGRSRRDSNLYFRIYAQHFKQGSTTLRNGKSAKDRWNMIQGGFRMDYYPSEKNTITLQSDLYGGEENNDSLVKYTLTDGQNVLASFTHLFSDKSNLKIQAYYDRTYRKTPSSTLPFFYNLNTYNIDIQHRFAIGSRQSVLYGIGYRLQQDQTARTFIPLNKDMPLYSGFVQDEITVAPGLLKLTIGSKFLHNVFTGFEFQPCTRIGWTPNENNTVWTSVSRSVRTPTRFDADITVTDIKFKSEKVIAYELGYRILPIEQLSFSFATFYNIYSDLRSLDSAASPPIVLRNSQQAESWGFEFSGIFQATGWWQLRGGYTYFDRTIYPTNKKVLPISVAFESVDPKNIFMLQSILDFRKGIQLDLVARYTDELPEVSATIPAVPAYFTFDVRLGWQIKAFEISVIGQNLLEEYHRENSTSKIPRSIYARLKCRF, from the coding sequence ATGTACCTACAGGATCAGTTAGTTGTCATTGATAGATCTTCAGATGATAACATTGTCAATAAAACTGAGTATAAGAATAAAAGGGCTTACTGGTCTTTTTATTCAATATTCTTAGCTATTATCCTGCTAATAGTATCTAACGCTATCTTTTCGCAGGACAGTATTTTATCTTCCTCCAGGTTGAAAAAATTAAGTTTGGAAGAACTTATGGATATTGAAGTAACATCCGTTTCAATGCGCCCCGAAAAACTAACAGAAACAGCATCGGCTATACAGGTTATTACCGGAAAAAACATACAGCGCTCAGGTGTAATACGTCTTCCCGAAGCACTACGATTAGTTTCAAACCTTCAAATAGGACAAACAAACTCCCACGATTGGGCCATCACCGCGCGCGGATTTAACGGCCTCCCTTCATCAGGCGGCATATTGGCCAATAAACTCCTGGTGATGATAGATGGCCGCTTAGTTTATAACCCTCTTTTTGGCGGAGTATACTGGGACGTGCAAAACACACTGATGGAAGATATAGACAGAATTGAAGTAGTGAGCGGACCGGGGGGAACCCTTTGGGGAGCAAATGCAGTGAATGGAGTTATTAATGTTTTAACAAAAAGTGCGAAAGAAACCCAGGGATTATATCTATCAGGCGCTGCCGGTTCATTATTAAATGATTATGGCGGAATTCGTCAGGGCGGACGCAGCAGGAGGGATTCAAATCTTTATTTCAGAATATACGCGCAACATTTTAAGCAGGGCAGCACAACGCTAAGAAATGGGAAAAGTGCTAAAGACAGATGGAATATGATACAGGGAGGATTTCGAATGGATTATTATCCATCTGAAAAAAATACTATCACCTTACAAAGCGATTTGTATGGCGGAGAAGAAAACAATGATAGCCTGGTTAAATATACATTAACGGATGGACAAAATGTGCTGGCCAGTTTCACACACCTTTTTTCTGATAAATCAAATTTAAAAATACAGGCCTATTATGACCGTACGTATCGAAAAACACCTTCTTCAACCCTACCGTTCTTTTATAACCTCAATACTTATAATATAGACATTCAGCATCGTTTTGCTATCGGTAGCAGGCAAAGTGTTCTTTATGGTATTGGGTACCGGCTGCAGCAGGATCAAACTGCCCGGACTTTTATTCCCCTTAATAAGGATATGCCGCTCTATAGTGGATTTGTGCAAGACGAAATTACAGTTGCCCCCGGGTTATTAAAGCTGACCATTGGCAGTAAATTCCTTCACAATGTTTTTACAGGATTTGAATTTCAGCCCTGTACCCGCATAGGGTGGACTCCCAATGAAAACAACACCGTATGGACGTCCGTTTCACGCTCAGTACGTACACCTACGAGGTTTGATGCGGATATTACTGTAACCGACATAAAATTCAAATCCGAAAAAGTTATTGCTTATGAATTAGGCTATCGCATCCTCCCTATAGAACAATTATCTTTTTCCTTTGCTACTTTTTACAATATCTACAGCGATCTCCGCAGTTTGGATTCAGCGGCAAGTCCTCCTATTGTATTAAGAAACAGCCAGCAGGCTGAATCGTGGGGATTTGAGTTTTCAGGTATATTCCAGGCAACGGGATGGTGGCAATTACGCGGTGGTTATACCTATTTTGACAGGACTATTTACCCTACAAACAAAAAAGTTTTGCCGATAAGCGTTGCATTCGAAAGCGTAGACCCAAAAAACATCTTTATGCTTCAATCTATTCTGGATTTCCGCAAAGGCATACAGCTGGACCTGGTTGCCCGTTATACGGACGAACTTCCGGAAGTATCAGCCACCATTCCGGCTGTCCCGGCATATTTTACTTTTGACGTTCGGTTAGGATGGCAAATAAAGGCATTCGAAATTTCTGTTATCGGGCAAAATTTATTGGAAGAATATCATAGAGAAAATAGCACGTCAAAAATACCAAGAAGTATTTACGCAAGACTTAAATGCCGGTTCTGA
- the dinD gene encoding DNA damage-inducible protein D, producing the protein MKTEEIQQLFAQFESAALEIEGIECWSGRELQQLLGYSKWENFEKVINKAKESCKHAGEEISNHFPDVRKMVEIGSEAERNIEDIALTRYGCYLVAQNGDSRKPEIAFAQNYFAVQTRRAEIVEQRMLEFERVKAREKLSQTEKQLSGVLYERGVDNQGFAIIRSKGDQALFRLSTSQLKRKMGMPDNRPIADFLPTIGIKAKDLAAEMTSLNVQNKDLKGYTPIEKEHVDNSTAVRKMLLQRGIQPENLPVADDVKKVQRKLDGENKKVLKEVRKSKGKKKK; encoded by the coding sequence ATGAAAACCGAAGAAATACAACAACTTTTTGCACAATTTGAATCCGCAGCATTGGAAATTGAAGGTATAGAGTGCTGGAGTGGACGAGAGCTTCAACAATTATTGGGTTATAGTAAATGGGAGAACTTTGAAAAAGTAATTAATAAAGCGAAAGAATCCTGTAAACATGCCGGTGAAGAAATCTCCAACCATTTTCCTGACGTCAGGAAAATGGTCGAAATAGGTTCGGAAGCGGAGAGAAACATTGAAGATATTGCGCTTACACGTTATGGATGTTACCTCGTCGCTCAAAATGGTGACAGCCGGAAACCCGAAATTGCTTTTGCACAAAACTACTTTGCTGTTCAAACCCGTCGTGCAGAAATAGTTGAACAAAGAATGCTGGAATTTGAACGTGTTAAGGCACGTGAAAAACTCAGCCAAACAGAAAAACAACTCTCCGGAGTTCTTTATGAACGTGGAGTGGATAACCAGGGGTTTGCGATTATCCGTTCAAAAGGCGATCAAGCTCTTTTCAGATTATCAACATCACAATTAAAAAGAAAAATGGGTATGCCCGATAACAGGCCTATAGCTGATTTTCTCCCCACGATAGGTATTAAAGCTAAAGATCTTGCTGCTGAAATGACCAGTCTGAACGTACAAAATAAAGACCTGAAAGGTTACACTCCAATTGAAAAGGAACATGTTGATAATAGTACTGCTGTAAGAAAAATGCTTTTACAAAGAGGAATTCAACCGGAAAACTTACCCGTAGCCGATGATGTGAAAAAGGTACAACGTAAGCTGGATGGAGAAAATAAAAAAGTATTAAAAGAAGTGAGAAAGAGTAAGGGTAAAAAGAAGAAATAA
- a CDS encoding WbqC family protein, which yields MSLLPTAYLPPVQYYSKLIACPEVTIEHFEHFPKQTYRNRAYVYSPNGKQILTVPLKNRTERTITKDIRICYNDPWQMMHWRSMEAAYRRSPYFEYYEDDLAPFYKEKKHEFLIDLNMELMMFINSLLKINVKYRFTSDYEKTYPNVNDYRNIISPKTDLSLDQTFIMKKYSQVFDTRHGFIPNLSIVDLLFNHGPRSLEYL from the coding sequence ATGTCATTATTACCAACGGCCTACCTCCCTCCTGTTCAATATTATTCAAAGCTTATTGCTTGCCCGGAAGTTACCATTGAGCATTTCGAACACTTTCCAAAACAAACCTATCGCAATCGCGCTTATGTATACAGTCCGAATGGAAAACAGATATTAACTGTTCCTTTAAAAAACCGAACCGAAAGAACGATTACAAAAGACATTCGTATCTGTTACAATGATCCCTGGCAAATGATGCACTGGCGATCGATGGAAGCAGCCTATAGACGCTCTCCCTATTTTGAATATTACGAAGATGATCTTGCTCCTTTTTATAAAGAAAAAAAACACGAGTTTTTAATTGACCTTAATATGGAGTTGATGATGTTCATCAATTCATTACTCAAAATAAATGTTAAATACCGGTTCACTTCTGATTATGAAAAAACATATCCAAACGTAAACGACTATAGAAATATTATTTCTCCCAAAACAGATTTAAGTCTTGATCAAACTTTCATTATGAAAAAATACTCCCAGGTGTTTGATACCAGGCATGGTTTTATACCGAATCTGAGTATTGTCGACCTGCTGTTTAACCACGGGCCAAGGAGTTTAGAGTATTTATAA
- the lepB gene encoding signal peptidase I, giving the protein MKKHKSHLREWISAVLLALIVVILLRAFLFEAFTIPTPSMEKTLQPGDFIIINKLDYGPRIPITPLTFPFTHQTYPFTTGMRSYLDWIQLPYFRIPGLSEIKHNDVVVFNYPDEDEHPVDQRTHFIKRCIALPGDTLEIRKSAVYINDTLIAEPENLQYNYHIKTNKGGLSQLLLDSLDITEGGKISKNGDYSFSLTRRKAEKLKNMSAISVVEMFCEKQGSFSDFIFPNDEKIKWNVDWFGPVAIPRKGDSVNIGITVLPLYRRIISVYENNKLEVRNDSIFINDKYAARYCFKMNYYFMMGDNRHNSADSRFWGFVPENHIVGKATCILFSMNKGSTGGSRWSRWFTKIE; this is encoded by the coding sequence TTGAAAAAACACAAAAGTCATTTACGTGAATGGATCAGCGCTGTTTTGCTCGCGCTTATTGTTGTCATTTTGCTTCGGGCCTTCCTCTTTGAAGCTTTTACCATCCCTACCCCATCCATGGAAAAAACTCTCCAGCCGGGCGACTTTATTATAATTAATAAACTGGATTACGGTCCGCGCATTCCAATAACACCACTTACTTTCCCCTTTACTCATCAGACCTATCCCTTTACAACAGGCATGCGATCCTATCTCGACTGGATACAATTGCCGTATTTCCGTATTCCGGGTCTTTCGGAGATCAAACACAACGACGTGGTAGTTTTTAATTACCCTGACGAAGATGAACATCCTGTTGATCAACGCACACACTTTATAAAACGATGTATAGCCTTGCCAGGCGACACACTTGAAATACGAAAAAGTGCAGTTTATATAAATGACACATTAATTGCAGAACCTGAAAATCTCCAGTATAATTACCATATTAAAACCAACAAAGGTGGCCTTAGCCAGCTGTTGCTTGATTCCCTTGATATTACCGAGGGAGGTAAAATATCGAAGAATGGCGATTACTCATTTAGTCTGACCCGCAGGAAAGCGGAGAAACTTAAAAACATGTCCGCTATTTCTGTTGTGGAAATGTTCTGTGAAAAGCAGGGAAGTTTTTCCGATTTCATTTTTCCAAACGATGAAAAAATAAAATGGAACGTTGATTGGTTCGGACCTGTTGCGATACCGCGCAAAGGCGATTCTGTTAATATAGGGATAACCGTTTTGCCATTATACCGCCGTATTATAAGTGTTTACGAAAACAATAAACTGGAGGTACGCAACGATTCCATTTTCATTAATGACAAATACGCGGCACGCTACTGCTTTAAAATGAATTATTATTTTATGATGGGTGATAACCGTCACAACTCTGCCGATTCACGCTTCTGGGGTTTTGTACCGGAGAATCATATTGTCGGAAAAGCGACCTGTATTTTATTTTCGATGAATAAAGGAAGTACCGGCGGAAGCAGGTGGAGCCGATGGTTTACGAAGATCGAATAA
- a CDS encoding acyl-CoA desaturase — translation MKTILIFFVAHWFLSLFSQTFFLHRYCSHKMFSMTKGWERFFYFFTFITQGSSFLNPRAYAIIHRMHHAYSDTEKDPHSPYFIKDVWGLMLRTKDIYRQYVLNKLQPEPEFKDRYPLWPFMDKVSDMWVTRITFAGAYIAFYLHFISAATGWVFLLLPVHFFMGPIHGAIVNWCGHKYGYENYDNKDRSKNTLPVDFLMMGELFQNNHHKSPNSPNFARKWFEFDPGYYIVRSLHLLGVIRLRKT, via the coding sequence GTGAAAACTATTCTTATTTTCTTTGTTGCGCATTGGTTCTTGTCGCTCTTTTCTCAAACATTTTTCCTGCACAGGTACTGTTCACACAAAATGTTCAGCATGACGAAGGGCTGGGAGCGGTTTTTCTACTTTTTTACATTTATCACACAGGGTTCATCGTTTTTGAATCCGCGGGCCTATGCTATTATACACCGTATGCACCATGCGTACAGCGATACTGAAAAAGATCCTCACTCACCATACTTTATAAAGGATGTATGGGGATTGATGCTCCGAACAAAAGACATTTACCGTCAATATGTGCTCAACAAACTCCAACCCGAACCTGAATTCAAAGACCGTTACCCTTTGTGGCCATTTATGGATAAGGTAAGTGATATGTGGGTAACGCGTATCACTTTTGCCGGAGCATACATTGCTTTTTATTTACATTTTATTTCTGCGGCTACGGGATGGGTGTTTTTATTACTGCCTGTTCATTTTTTTATGGGACCAATACACGGTGCCATTGTAAACTGGTGTGGCCATAAATACGGCTATGAGAATTATGACAATAAGGATCGCAGTAAAAACACGTTACCGGTCGATTTTTTAATGATGGGCGAACTTTTCCAGAACAACCACCATAAAAGTCCAAACAGTCCTAACTTTGCAAGAAAATGGTTTGAGTTCGATCCGGGTTATTATATTGTCAGATCCCTACACCTGTTGGGCGTTATAAGGTTAAGAAAAACTTAA
- a CDS encoding universal stress protein: MDYNKLKKRPSFPIETIAVAIAFSPRLDGLLSEANRLRNYLGAAMILIHVGEKTADKEEALDKSMKTAGIDQGNCRIIWMDGDPVETILNVCKLNIVDLLVLGAIQKENLFKFYLGSVARSISRKAKTSVFLITEPKVESHKVKKIIVNGVDNPKTIHTINTSLYIAKHLGAKEVTIVTEVHNPALTMTMADSSTAPEASKIKKDITEEQASRLHPIIEESHKQYPDIKIKEKIVQGRPGYAISSYAKSKNADLLVINSPDIHLNLLDRIFTHDIEYVLQNLPCNVLIVHSRL; this comes from the coding sequence ATGGATTATAACAAGCTTAAAAAACGTCCTTCTTTTCCGATAGAAACGATCGCGGTGGCCATTGCTTTTTCACCGCGTTTAGATGGCTTACTCTCTGAAGCCAATCGCCTGCGTAATTACCTTGGAGCAGCTATGATATTGATACATGTGGGTGAAAAAACAGCGGACAAGGAAGAGGCATTGGATAAGAGCATGAAAACTGCAGGTATCGATCAGGGAAATTGCCGCATCATCTGGATGGATGGAGATCCGGTAGAGACGATCTTAAATGTTTGTAAGTTAAATATTGTGGACCTGTTGGTACTTGGAGCTATACAAAAAGAGAATCTGTTTAAGTTTTACCTGGGTTCTGTGGCCCGTTCCATCAGCAGAAAGGCAAAAACCTCTGTCTTTCTTATTACAGAGCCCAAAGTCGAATCGCATAAGGTGAAAAAAATTATTGTAAATGGCGTTGATAATCCAAAGACTATTCACACGATTAATACTTCACTCTATATTGCTAAACACCTTGGTGCAAAGGAGGTAACAATAGTAACCGAAGTTCACAACCCCGCATTAACTATGACGATGGCCGATAGCAGCACCGCTCCTGAGGCCAGTAAAATTAAAAAGGATATAACGGAAGAGCAGGCCTCCAGGTTGCATCCGATCATTGAAGAGAGTCATAAACAATACCCGGATATTAAGATCAAAGAAAAGATTGTTCAGGGAAGGCCGGGTTATGCTATAAGCAGTTATGCTAAAAGTAAAAATGCGGATCTGTTGGTCATTAATTCGCCCGATATTCATCTGAACCTGCTCGATCGGATATTTACACATGATATCGAGTACGTTTTGCAAAACCTTCCGTGCAATGTGCTGATTGTTCACTCGCGCTTATAA
- a CDS encoding cation:proton antiporter: protein MLKFTHTDLVLLLIALGVILILSRFMAELGKKFKMPIVMGEIFIGILLGPSVLGRLWPDMFTAIFPRIGAEKIAFDGIVSLAVIMLLFVAGLEVQLNIILKQGKAAIYTSVTSMIIPFVIGFAGVWMFPQVLQCDGQDKSIYALFFGTAMAISALPVITRILMDLNMFKTKVGMVIISAAIFDDLTGWLVFSLILSLIGQEGEIHNIWNTIGMVLGFGLFMLLIGKRIIDRTLPWIQTKLSWPGGVLSICLGFCFLGAAFTEKIGLHAILGAFIMGIAFGDSVHLHEKAREIIHQFVTNVFAPLFFVSLGLKVDFIRNFDIQLVLIVLAIAIFCKSFGASLGAYLGGLTKRESLAVGFGLNARGAMEIILGTLALNAGLINEKMFVALVVMALVTSMISGPMMKYFVGDQIAKQ, encoded by the coding sequence ATGTTAAAATTCACACATACTGATCTTGTACTGTTGTTAATCGCCCTTGGCGTTATTCTTATCCTTTCGCGTTTTATGGCAGAATTAGGAAAGAAGTTCAAAATGCCGATCGTAATGGGAGAAATATTTATCGGGATACTGCTTGGTCCATCTGTATTGGGCAGGCTTTGGCCCGATATGTTTACTGCCATATTCCCCCGTATCGGTGCTGAAAAGATTGCGTTTGATGGTATTGTTTCGCTTGCCGTAATTATGCTGCTATTTGTGGCCGGACTTGAAGTTCAGCTCAACATTATTTTAAAACAGGGGAAGGCCGCTATTTATACCAGTGTAACAAGTATGATCATTCCTTTTGTAATAGGATTTGCGGGAGTTTGGATGTTTCCACAGGTGCTTCAATGTGATGGGCAGGATAAATCGATCTATGCATTGTTTTTTGGTACAGCTATGGCCATTTCTGCTTTACCTGTAATTACACGCATTTTGATGGATCTGAATATGTTTAAAACAAAGGTTGGCATGGTTATTATTTCTGCTGCAATATTCGATGACCTTACTGGCTGGCTTGTTTTTTCATTGATTTTAAGTTTGATCGGGCAGGAAGGAGAGATACACAATATATGGAATACAATAGGTATGGTATTGGGGTTCGGTTTGTTTATGCTGCTTATTGGTAAGCGCATCATTGACAGAACACTGCCCTGGATACAGACTAAACTTTCATGGCCGGGCGGAGTGTTGTCTATTTGCCTTGGTTTTTGTTTTCTTGGTGCCGCATTTACAGAAAAGATAGGGCTGCATGCTATATTGGGGGCCTTTATCATGGGTATTGCTTTTGGCGATTCGGTGCATTTGCACGAGAAAGCACGGGAGATCATTCACCAGTTTGTAACCAATGTTTTTGCTCCTTTGTTTTTCGTTTCGCTCGGATTGAAGGTTGATTTTATCCGGAATTTCGACATTCAATTAGTGCTTATTGTATTGGCCATTGCGATATTTTGCAAATCATTTGGTGCCAGCCTTGGAGCATACCTTGGCGGTTTAACAAAGCGTGAATCATTGGCAGTTGGCTTTGGCTTAAATGCAAGGGGAGCAATGGAGATCATACTGGGTACGCTTGCTTTGAATGCCGGATTGATCAATGAAAAAATGTTTGTCGCGCTCGTGGTGATGGCATTGGTTACAAGCATGATCAGCGGCCCGATGATGAAATATTTTGTAGGCGACCAAATAGCTAAACAATAA